One region of Vespula vulgaris chromosome 9, iyVesVulg1.1, whole genome shotgun sequence genomic DNA includes:
- the LOC127066190 gene encoding protein lethal(3)malignant blood neoplasm 1 — protein sequence MLVSFVKYLSSLLNKNFTFTFLLLSLFMRTCALIEDTYNENRPYEFSFNIVDFQHRYEKKDIDGIITGEYGFITADGVYHETGYATDKNGDFIITKMRNRKITSLKDAREIFKDKPEAAKKLFEVVTKACSGCKIPTNKSTEVNHNEILPKDAEPLIENKIIKPILKEMMKNEIILKNSSLEKMANDLYYRFNYSISSHGHQETGYRNGDKNGNYRSWSESGVDTRVKYVSNKFGHQPNITFHPQLNETKKKDQSLKGYSFLWYFS from the exons ATGTTAGTTtcattcgttaaatatttgtcttcgttgttaaacaaaaatttcactTTCACGTTTTTACTTTTGTCTTTATTTATGAGAACCTGTGCCCTAATCGAAGATACATATAACGAAAACAGACCTTACGAATTCTCTTTCAATATCGTCGATTTTCAACATagatatgaaaagaaag ACATTGACGGGATTATTACTGGTGAATACGGTTTTATAACGGCAGATGGAGTTTATCACGAAACTGGATATGCCACTGATAAGAACGgggattttattataacgaaaaTGAGAAATCGAAAGATCACAAGTC tgaAAGATGCACGAGAGATCTTCAAGGATAAACCCGAAGCTGCGAAAAAGCTCTTCGAAGTTGTAACGAAAGCTTGCAGTGGGTGTAAAATTCCGACTAATAAAAGTACAGAAGTAAACCATAACGAAATTCTTCCGAAAGACGCTGAACCATTGATtgagaacaaaattattaaaccgatattaaaagaaatgatgaaG aatgaaattattctcaAAAACAGTTCTCTTGAGAAAATGGCTAATGATCTTTACTATCGTTTCAATTATTCGATAAGTTCGCACGGTCATCAGGAGACTGGTTATCGTAATGGTGATAAAAATGGCAATTATCGATCATGGAGTGAAAGTGGTGTCGACACACGAGTGAAATACGTATCAAACAAATTCGGTCATCAACCGAATATCACTTTTCATCCAcaattgaatgaaacaaagaaaaaagatcaatcgCTGAAAGGCTATTCCTTTCTTTggtatttttcataa
- the LOC127066501 gene encoding protein apnoia: MKGIGWTLMFFLLLASFSKKVISEERSDFYHAIGKVEEGRSNGLTAVSKNSLIDQDVEYVKQFFDEIFDGNVTEGKGVESTGRTFGVKRIQFMLMPIMYKMGAMMTLLTVLTVISLKGLLIGIILLVLKLSSFLAKFYSVWNQQHVPHSWSPQPIHVHVHNDLPYAHRQAYHGWETMSGPGNDEHYYYRE; encoded by the exons ATGAAGGGGATTGGTTGGACGTTgatgttctttctcttactggcgtcattttcaaaaaaagtGATATCCGAGGAACGATCAGATTTTTATCATGCGATTGGCAAagtcgaagaaggaagaagcaaCGGATTAACGGCAGTTTCCAAGAATTCTTTGATCGATCAGGACGTGGAATatgttaaacaatttttcgACGAGATATTCGATGGAAACGTGACCGAAG GAAAAGGGGTCGAAAGTACAGGCCGTACTTTCGGCGTCAAGAGGATACAATTTATGTTGATGCCGATCATGTACAAAATGGGAGCAATGATGACTCTCTTGACGGTGCTCACTGTGATTTCTCTGAAGGGTCTTTTAATCG GAATTATTCTATTGGTACTGAAGTTGAGTAGCTTCCTTGCCAAGTTCTATTCTGTTTGGAATCAACAACACGTACCGCATTCCTGGTCGCCTCAACCGATCCACGTACACGTTCACAATGATCTTCCTTATGCTCACAGACAAGCTTATCATGGTTGGGAAACCATGAGCGGACCAGGAAACGAtgaacattattattacaggGAATAA